One window of the Terriglobia bacterium genome contains the following:
- the thiD gene encoding bifunctional hydroxymethylpyrimidine kinase/phosphomethylpyrimidine kinase: MQPVVLSIAGFDPSSGAGVTADIKTAAAHGCFALACITAVTVQTTQGVRRVEPMGAETVSETLFELAADLPIHAVRIGMLGSAEVAESVAGFLETTKPPNIVLDPILRSSSGADLLDQRGAEILRKRLLPLTTVVTPNLAEASALTGLSVSGIPEMRIAGRELLRLGARNAVVTGGHLEGEAVDLLLWCPEGTDELFEEELRGERIHSSSTHGTGCAFATSVACHLARGFRVPEAVAGAKQFVRSAIEHATPLGHGKGPMELLWNLKTSK; this comes from the coding sequence ATGCAACCCGTGGTGCTCTCCATAGCTGGTTTCGACCCATCCTCCGGGGCCGGGGTCACGGCCGACATCAAAACTGCTGCCGCCCACGGTTGTTTTGCCCTGGCGTGCATTACCGCCGTAACCGTCCAGACCACCCAGGGCGTCCGCCGGGTCGAGCCAATGGGGGCAGAAACGGTCTCCGAGACCCTTTTTGAACTCGCCGCCGACCTCCCCATCCATGCCGTCCGGATCGGGATGCTCGGCTCGGCCGAGGTCGCCGAATCGGTCGCCGGATTCCTCGAGACCACCAAGCCCCCTAATATCGTCCTCGACCCCATCCTCCGTAGTTCGTCGGGAGCCGACCTCCTGGACCAAAGAGGTGCGGAAATTCTCCGCAAACGTCTACTGCCTTTGACCACGGTAGTGACCCCGAATCTTGCCGAAGCGTCCGCTCTAACTGGCCTGTCCGTTTCGGGAATCCCTGAAATGCGCATTGCCGGAAGAGAACTGCTGCGCCTCGGCGCCCGAAACGCCGTGGTCACTGGCGGCCATCTGGAGGGAGAGGCGGTCGATTTGCTCCTTTGGTGCCCCGAAGGAACTGACGAGCTTTTCGAGGAGGAACTGCGCGGTGAGCGAATTCACTCCTCATCCACCCACGGCACGGGGTGCGCCTTTGCCACGTCGGTCGCCTGCCACCTCGCTCGCGGATTCCGCGTCCCCGAAGCCGTCGCCGGAGCCAAACAATTCGTCCGAAGTGCCATCGAGCACGCAACTCCCCTGGGCCACGGAAAAGGGCCTATGGAGTTGTTGTGGAATCTGAAGACAAGCAAATAG
- a CDS encoding septal ring lytic transglycosylase RlpA family protein codes for MRRVLTQSLLAFLLASTLGAAPGHQNGPSAKQSPANAPKAPASKKVVKPYQVGEASWYGKQFHGKETASGESYDMFRFTAAHPTLPLGSWVRVTNLRNHKSVIVRINDRGPVVPGRIMDLSYGAAQVLGMRGRGVTKVRLDIVQLPEVAQNGRLEARSGD; via the coding sequence ATGCGACGAGTACTGACCCAATCGCTGTTGGCTTTTTTATTGGCCAGCACCCTGGGAGCGGCACCCGGCCATCAGAACGGTCCCTCGGCCAAGCAATCCCCGGCCAACGCCCCCAAGGCCCCGGCCAGCAAGAAGGTCGTTAAGCCCTACCAGGTAGGCGAGGCCTCCTGGTATGGAAAGCAGTTCCACGGAAAAGAGACCGCCTCGGGCGAGTCTTATGACATGTTCCGCTTCACGGCGGCCCATCCCACCCTACCCCTGGGCAGCTGGGTCCGGGTCACGAACCTGCGGAACCACAAGTCGGTAATCGTCCGTATCAATGATCGGGGTCCCGTAGTTCCGGGCCGGATCATGGACCTGTCGTATGGCGCGGCCCAAGTCCTCGGGATGCGAGGGCGGGGCGTAACTAAGGTGCGCCTGGACATCGTGCAACTGCCAGAAGTGGCCCAGAACGGGAGGCTGGAAGCCCGGAGTGGCGATTAG